A window from Flavobacterium gyeonganense encodes these proteins:
- a CDS encoding glycoside hydrolase family 16 protein codes for MKKVMLLFIISSFCMAQGLKRKLIWEENFNNKVNESVWNFEVGDGCPNLCGWGNNERQIYTKTNHEIKEGNLVIEARKEGEKYTSTKITTKGKKEFLYGRIEARAKLPIGHGLWPAFWMLGANIDEVKWPKTGEIDILEYIGRDPHMVYTTLHTQDSHGNTINTKRTEFPKIEEGYHIYAIEWNKDKIDFFVDEILVYTFNPEVKNEDTWPFNKPFYIIINLAVGGNFGGPAVDDTVLPQKFYIDYVRVYK; via the coding sequence ATGAAAAAAGTAATGTTGCTTTTTATAATTAGTAGTTTTTGCATGGCGCAGGGACTAAAAAGAAAACTGATTTGGGAAGAAAATTTTAATAATAAGGTAAACGAATCTGTATGGAATTTTGAAGTCGGTGACGGATGTCCAAATCTTTGCGGCTGGGGAAATAATGAAAGACAAATTTATACCAAAACCAATCATGAAATAAAAGAAGGTAATTTGGTCATTGAAGCCAGAAAAGAAGGCGAAAAGTATACTTCTACAAAAATTACCACTAAAGGAAAAAAAGAGTTTTTGTATGGCCGAATTGAAGCAAGGGCAAAACTGCCCATTGGTCATGGTCTATGGCCAGCATTTTGGATGTTAGGTGCCAATATTGATGAGGTAAAATGGCCTAAAACGGGAGAAATTGATATTTTAGAGTATATAGGCAGAGACCCGCATATGGTTTATACCACCCTGCATACTCAGGACAGTCATGGAAATACAATTAATACCAAAAGAACTGAGTTTCCTAAGATAGAAGAAGGATATCATATTTATGCGATTGAGTGGAATAAAGATAAAATTGATTTTTTCGTTGACGAAATTTTGGTTTATACTTTTAATCCTGAAGTTAAAAATGAAGATACCTGGCCTTTTAATAAACCATTTTATATCATTATTAATTTAGCTGTTGGAGGAAATTTTGGAGGGCCGGCTGTTGATGATACAGTTTTGCCTCAAAAATTTTATATTGATTATGTCCGTGTATATAAATAA
- a CDS encoding RNA polymerase sigma factor gives MADLHIPDALLVKNYVEGNENALATLIKRHESKIYGFIYSKIADRDISNDIFQDTFIKVIKTLKSNSYNEEGKFLPWVMRISHNLIVDHFRKTKKMPMYRETEEFSIFSIMSDDSLTIEGKMILDQVEVDLKKLIQELPDDQKEVLIMRMYQDMSFKEISELTGVSINTALGRMRYALMNLRKIIDKHQIILTN, from the coding sequence ATGGCTGATCTGCATATTCCTGACGCTCTATTGGTTAAAAATTATGTTGAAGGCAATGAAAATGCTTTAGCAACATTAATAAAAAGGCATGAATCTAAAATCTATGGATTCATATATTCAAAGATTGCTGATAGAGATATTTCAAATGATATTTTTCAGGATACATTTATTAAGGTTATTAAAACTTTAAAATCCAACTCATACAACGAAGAAGGTAAATTCCTGCCTTGGGTGATGCGAATTTCTCATAATTTAATTGTGGATCACTTTCGAAAAACCAAAAAAATGCCAATGTACAGAGAAACAGAAGAGTTTTCGATTTTTTCGATTATGTCTGATGATTCTTTAACTATTGAAGGTAAAATGATTTTGGACCAGGTCGAAGTTGATCTTAAAAAACTGATTCAGGAGCTTCCCGATGATCAAAAAGAAGTATTGATAATGCGCATGTATCAGGATATGAGTTTCAAGGAAATCTCTGAATTAACCGGTGTAAGTATCAACACAGCATTAGGCAGAATGCGTTATGCACTAATGAATTTAAGAAAAATAATTGATAAGCATCAAATTATTTTAACCAATTAA
- a CDS encoding tetratricopeptide repeat protein, with the protein MKLKFIMLSMLLIHVGVYSQKSQIKDAQSLFEKGKSDEAIVILKKTEYLILNAPDEEKSDFYFLKGNVLKDLALKNIDAANNFSAASQSYQDVILYENEAGKYKLSVKANLALKDMKSKLVNGAISDFKAGNFKESAEKSYKVYLFDKKDTMNLYNAAAAYLNAKEYVLAIQYYEQLKKINFSGNGILYYATNKKTKEEEAFISPKARESYIQEGLYEKPRNEAIPSRKFEVNRNLGYAYLERKELVKAEATYNYLLELDPNYIDAYINLAYLKLESKKEIVDKIDALGNSKKEMLEYDKLSAKKDDIIKSAIPYLTKALTIEPKNPEVTKMLLGIYRSLDMTKEYNSLKTISN; encoded by the coding sequence ATGAAATTAAAATTTATAATGTTATCAATGCTGTTGATACATGTTGGAGTATATTCTCAAAAGTCTCAAATAAAAGATGCCCAATCTTTGTTTGAAAAAGGAAAATCTGATGAGGCAATTGTAATTTTAAAAAAGACAGAATATCTAATTCTAAATGCCCCGGATGAAGAAAAATCAGATTTTTATTTCTTAAAAGGAAATGTGTTAAAGGACCTGGCTCTCAAAAACATTGATGCTGCCAATAATTTTTCTGCTGCATCACAATCTTATCAGGATGTAATTTTATATGAAAATGAAGCTGGTAAATACAAACTTTCCGTAAAAGCAAATCTGGCTTTAAAAGATATGAAGTCAAAACTTGTTAATGGTGCAATCAGTGATTTTAAGGCAGGTAATTTTAAAGAGAGTGCTGAAAAGAGCTATAAAGTATATTTATTCGATAAAAAGGATACAATGAATTTGTACAATGCTGCTGCCGCTTATTTAAATGCAAAGGAATATGTTTTAGCAATCCAATATTATGAGCAGTTAAAAAAAATCAACTTTTCAGGAAATGGAATTCTTTATTACGCAACCAATAAGAAAACAAAAGAAGAAGAAGCTTTTATCTCTCCAAAAGCAAGAGAATCCTATATTCAGGAAGGACTTTATGAAAAACCAAGAAATGAAGCTATTCCTTCCAGAAAGTTCGAGGTAAATAGAAACTTAGGATATGCTTATTTGGAGAGAAAGGAGTTAGTAAAAGCAGAGGCGACCTACAATTATCTTTTAGAATTAGATCCTAATTATATTGATGCGTACATCAATCTGGCTTATTTAAAACTAGAATCAAAAAAAGAAATAGTAGACAAGATAGATGCTTTGGGAAATTCTAAAAAAGAAATGCTGGAGTATGATAAATTGTCAGCAAAAAAAGATGATATAATAAAAAGTGCCATTCCTTATCTTACAAAAGCACTTACTATTGAGCCAAAAAATCCAGAAGTTACAAAGATGCTTTTAGGAATTTACAGATCTTTAGATATGACAAAAGAGTATAATTCTCTAAAGACAATTAGTAATTAA
- a CDS encoding tetratricopeptide repeat protein, producing MAVSEGVYEKPRNFSPPSKREEVLTNLAFSYLERNDFANAEKNYQDALHINPNCINCCINLVFVKMELKKALLDQMNALGNTPKEVKQYDELNAKKDEIVKSAIPILKKALIIEPGNEEAKKSLLGIYRALEMTNEYNALKNSK from the coding sequence TTGGCCGTTAGTGAAGGTGTATACGAGAAACCCAGAAATTTTTCTCCTCCTTCAAAAAGAGAAGAAGTTTTAACTAATCTGGCTTTTTCATATTTAGAGAGAAATGATTTTGCTAATGCAGAAAAAAATTATCAGGATGCTTTACACATAAATCCTAATTGTATTAATTGTTGCATTAATCTCGTTTTTGTCAAAATGGAATTAAAAAAGGCATTGTTAGATCAGATGAATGCACTGGGAAATACTCCAAAAGAAGTAAAACAATACGATGAATTAAATGCTAAAAAAGATGAGATTGTAAAAAGTGCAATACCGATTCTTAAAAAGGCTTTAATTATCGAACCAGGCAATGAAGAAGCAAAAAAATCACTTTTAGGTATATACAGAGCTCTGGAAATGACTAATGAATATAATGCTTTGAAAAACAGTAAATAA
- a CDS encoding endonuclease III domain-containing protein — protein MNKEARVQFVINTLKELYPTIPVPLDHKDPYTLLIAVLLSAQCTDVRVNQITPLLFAKADNPYDMVKLSVEEIKEIIRPCGLSPMKSKGIHGLSEILIEKHNGEVPQSFEALEALPAVGHKTASVVMSQAFGVPAFPVDTHIHRLMYRWNLSNGKNVVQTEKDAKRLFPRDLWNDLHLQIIWYGREYSPARGWSLEKDIITRTIGKKSIIEEAAKKKV, from the coding sequence ATGAATAAAGAAGCCCGAGTACAATTTGTTATAAATACGTTAAAAGAACTCTATCCTACTATACCTGTCCCGCTTGACCACAAAGATCCTTATACCTTATTGATTGCTGTATTGCTTTCGGCACAATGTACAGATGTGCGTGTGAATCAGATTACGCCTTTATTATTTGCTAAGGCTGATAATCCATATGATATGGTAAAACTGTCTGTAGAAGAAATTAAGGAAATTATTCGTCCTTGCGGGTTGTCACCAATGAAATCGAAAGGGATTCACGGGTTATCTGAGATTTTAATTGAAAAACATAACGGAGAAGTTCCTCAAAGTTTTGAGGCTCTTGAAGCTTTGCCGGCTGTTGGCCATAAAACAGCTAGTGTCGTGATGTCCCAGGCATTTGGGGTTCCGGCATTTCCGGTTGATACGCATATACACAGATTGATGTACCGATGGAATCTTTCGAACGGAAAAAATGTAGTCCAGACAGAAAAAGATGCTAAAAGGTTATTTCCAAGAGATTTATGGAATGATTTACACTTGCAGATTATCTGGTACGGACGTGAATATTCTCCTGCAAGGGGCTGGAGTCTGGAAAAAGATATTATTACAAGAACTATTGGAAAAAAATCAATAATAGAAGAAGCTGCCAAAAAGAAAGTTTAG